In one Umezawaea sp. Da 62-37 genomic region, the following are encoded:
- a CDS encoding acyl carrier protein — protein sequence MGADVEERIKAVLAGVLANGIDPAGMAHDADLVEEYGLDSLQMISFLLGIEDEFDVELDYENLELDDLRSVRQFAGFVTGLVPAAS from the coding sequence ATGGGCGCGGACGTCGAGGAGAGGATCAAGGCGGTGCTCGCGGGAGTGCTGGCCAACGGGATCGACCCGGCGGGGATGGCGCACGACGCCGACCTGGTCGAGGAGTACGGCCTCGACTCGTTGCAGATGATCTCGTTCCTGCTCGGCATCGAGGACGAGTTCGACGTCGAACTCGACTACGAGAACCTGGAGCTGGACGACCTGCGCTCGGTGCGGCAGTTCGCCGGGTTCGTGACCGGTCTGGTGCCGGCCGCCTCGTGA
- a CDS encoding Gfo/Idh/MocA family oxidoreductase — MPLEIGLIGATAIAERAVVRPSAGSEGISVRAVAASDPRRAEEFAARNGIPLVHGTYDDLLADPGVDAVYISLHNSAHHPWILRAAKAGKHVVVEKPLCLDTDELAEIQAVGGDVRVAEAVPTAGHPWQAALREMIADRRYGDLRAVDTELTFGAGKPGGYRDHPELGGGIFYDTASYWLQAVQATVGLTGAAGTGESAFDGPNGVDRSFRAGLSWEGGRTANLRCQVGEPHVATHEFAFDLATVTLRNFLLPVRGAVPVNLVVRRADGAREVIGFPAGSYYAEQLKAIGSWLAGGPPWGGELTAAAERIAVMTAVRRNARRRGLQEAR, encoded by the coding sequence ATGCCGCTTGAGATCGGGCTGATCGGCGCGACGGCGATCGCCGAGCGCGCCGTCGTGCGGCCCAGCGCCGGATCGGAGGGGATCTCGGTGCGCGCGGTGGCGGCGAGCGATCCCCGGCGCGCCGAGGAGTTCGCCGCCCGGAACGGGATCCCGCTGGTCCACGGGACCTACGACGACCTGCTCGCCGACCCCGGTGTCGACGCGGTCTACATCTCGCTGCACAACTCCGCCCACCACCCGTGGATCCTGCGGGCGGCGAAGGCGGGCAAGCACGTCGTCGTCGAGAAGCCGCTGTGCCTGGACACGGACGAACTCGCCGAGATCCAGGCCGTCGGCGGCGATGTGCGCGTGGCGGAGGCCGTGCCCACCGCGGGCCACCCGTGGCAGGCCGCGCTCCGGGAGATGATCGCGGACCGGCGGTACGGCGACCTCCGGGCGGTCGACACCGAGCTGACCTTCGGCGCGGGCAAGCCCGGCGGCTACCGGGACCACCCCGAACTGGGCGGCGGGATCTTCTACGACACCGCGAGCTACTGGCTCCAGGCGGTCCAGGCGACGGTCGGGCTCACCGGTGCGGCCGGGACCGGCGAGTCGGCGTTCGACGGCCCGAACGGCGTCGACCGCTCCTTCCGCGCGGGCCTGTCCTGGGAAGGCGGGCGCACGGCGAACCTCCGCTGCCAGGTCGGCGAGCCCCACGTGGCCACCCACGAGTTCGCGTTCGACCTGGCCACCGTCACACTGCGGAACTTCCTGCTGCCCGTGCGCGGAGCCGTGCCGGTGAACCTGGTCGTCCGGCGGGCGGACGGCGCCAGGGAGGTGATCGGGTTCCCGGCGGGTTCCTACTACGCCGAACAGCTCAAGGCGATCGGGAGCTGGCTGGCGGGCGGCCCGCCGTGGGGTGGCGAGCTGACCGCGGCGGCCGAGCGGATCGCCGTGATGACGGCCGTGCGCCGCAATGCGCGGCGGCGCGGACTCCAGGAGGCGCGATGA
- a CDS encoding MFS transporter produces the protein MSAALPIVGSDRGFQWYWSGAASSAMGDRLTGFAVPSIAILVLDASGTQVGVLAAMGWLAYPALGMVVGALVTSLPRRGVMVVGELVRFMAFATVPLTAALGSLSMGLLFVVVAVAGVATVFVDIAGFVYLPTLIGPDLLVGANSRLQSTDSLSKLVGPALAGGLMNAAGPFAGLLLGSLPFLGSAYGRARLPRTAVGPVVRSGSIGYRIRQGFDFVRHDDVLRGLVIASAVRNFGTGAVDAVLLLFAYRALGLSSLTGGLLLAAGAVGAIAGALVVRAMTARLGVRRVLLLTGLEGLSWLAVPLCLIAPALPVLVAIRVFSSFWMPAWNVVTTSVRQALTPDDRQSTVHATARTAMSSTIPLGSITGGVAAGALSAGLGPAPGLVLVLAAGGACAALSVALINRVPEQL, from the coding sequence ATGAGCGCAGCTTTGCCCATCGTCGGATCGGACCGGGGATTCCAGTGGTACTGGTCCGGCGCCGCGTCGAGCGCCATGGGGGACCGGCTGACCGGGTTCGCCGTGCCGAGCATCGCCATCCTGGTGCTGGACGCGTCCGGCACCCAGGTCGGCGTGCTGGCCGCGATGGGCTGGCTGGCCTACCCGGCGCTCGGCATGGTCGTGGGAGCGCTCGTGACGTCCCTGCCCCGCCGCGGGGTGATGGTGGTGGGCGAGCTGGTCCGGTTCATGGCGTTCGCGACCGTCCCGTTGACGGCCGCGCTCGGGTCGCTGTCCATGGGCCTGCTGTTCGTCGTGGTCGCGGTGGCCGGGGTGGCGACGGTGTTCGTCGACATCGCCGGATTCGTCTACCTGCCGACCCTGATCGGGCCGGATCTCCTGGTCGGGGCCAATTCCCGGCTCCAGAGCACGGACAGCCTGTCCAAGCTGGTGGGGCCCGCGCTGGCCGGTGGGCTGATGAACGCGGCGGGCCCGTTCGCGGGTCTGCTGCTGGGTTCGCTGCCGTTCCTCGGGTCCGCGTACGGCCGGGCCAGGCTGCCGCGGACCGCGGTGGGCCCGGTGGTCCGAAGCGGGTCGATCGGGTACCGCATTCGCCAGGGGTTCGACTTCGTCCGGCACGACGACGTGCTGCGCGGGCTCGTCATCGCGTCCGCCGTGCGGAACTTCGGCACCGGGGCGGTCGACGCGGTGCTGCTGCTGTTCGCGTACCGCGCGCTCGGGCTGTCCAGCCTGACCGGCGGCCTGCTGCTGGCGGCGGGCGCGGTCGGGGCCATCGCGGGTGCGCTGGTCGTGCGCGCGATGACCGCGCGCCTCGGTGTCCGGCGCGTCCTGCTCCTCACCGGGCTGGAGGGACTGTCGTGGCTGGCCGTGCCGTTGTGCCTGATCGCGCCCGCTCTGCCCGTCCTGGTGGCCATCAGGGTGTTCTCGTCGTTCTGGATGCCCGCCTGGAACGTGGTGACCACGAGCGTCCGGCAGGCGCTGACCCCTGACGACCGGCAGAGCACCGTGCACGCCACCGCGCGAACCGCGATGTCGTCGACCATTCCGCTGGGCTCGATCACCGGTGGAGTGGCGGCCGGCGCGTTGAGCGCCGGTCTCGGCCCGGCGCCGGGTCTCGTGCTCGTGCTCGCCGCCGGAGGCGCGTGCGCCGCTCTGAGCGTCGCCCTGATCAACCGAGTTCCAGAGCAGCTGTAG
- a CDS encoding NF041680 family putative transposase, translating to MISMHHPGTAAALRDLSQFRHAFHQCLTARADALFELTDSALCADGPVTSLVELSLATEHRRGHGSLYDGLNQGRIDIGRFRNVIARQQIPRGHDGRIMLGIDVSHWLRPDANTSPDRLFCHTYARGKGQAQMIPGWPYSFVAALEPGRTSWTAMLDVLRVRPSDDHTDLAATQLRTVVDALITAGHWREGDPEIWIIGDSGYDGPRLAFLLADLPVHVLVRMRSDRVLAFPVPPRRPGTRGRSARHGTRFAFADPATWSTPTHTTTTDTARYGAAHARSWDRLHPTLTRTGAWTGHHGPLPIIEGTVIRLQVERLPGTGTPKPLWLWHSATATTAAQVDRLWQAFLRRFDLEHTFRFFKQTLGWTTPRIRTPEAADRWTWLVIVAYTQLRLARPLVEDLRRPWERKAVTPDRLSPARVRRGFRRVRPAAALPAGAPKFSRPGPGRPAGSRNARRAPLHAPGKTPKTDING from the coding sequence ATGATCAGTATGCACCACCCCGGCACGGCCGCCGCGCTGAGGGACCTCTCCCAGTTCCGCCACGCCTTCCACCAGTGCCTGACCGCGCGAGCGGACGCGTTGTTCGAACTGACCGACAGTGCACTGTGCGCTGACGGGCCGGTCACATCGCTGGTCGAACTGTCGCTGGCCACCGAGCACCGTCGTGGCCACGGCAGCCTGTACGACGGTCTGAACCAGGGCCGGATCGACATCGGTCGATTCCGTAATGTCATAGCCCGCCAACAGATTCCGCGTGGTCACGATGGTCGGATCATGCTGGGGATCGACGTCAGCCACTGGCTACGTCCCGATGCGAACACCAGCCCCGACAGGCTGTTCTGCCACACCTACGCACGCGGCAAAGGCCAAGCCCAGATGATCCCCGGCTGGCCCTACTCCTTCGTGGCCGCCCTGGAACCCGGCCGCACCTCCTGGACGGCGATGCTCGACGTCCTCCGGGTACGCCCGAGCGATGACCACACGGACCTGGCCGCCACCCAACTGCGCACCGTGGTGGACGCGCTGATCACCGCCGGACACTGGCGCGAGGGCGATCCCGAGATCTGGATCATCGGCGACAGCGGCTACGACGGCCCCCGCCTGGCGTTCCTGCTGGCCGATCTCCCGGTCCACGTGCTGGTACGGATGCGCTCGGATCGGGTGCTGGCTTTCCCCGTACCACCACGGCGACCCGGCACCCGTGGCCGCAGTGCCCGGCACGGAACCCGGTTCGCGTTCGCCGATCCGGCGACCTGGTCGACCCCCACGCACACCACGACGACCGACACCGCCCGCTACGGAGCCGCGCACGCCCGCTCGTGGGATCGGTTGCATCCCACGCTGACCCGCACCGGCGCCTGGACAGGCCACCATGGCCCGCTCCCGATCATCGAGGGCACCGTGATCCGACTCCAAGTCGAGCGGCTGCCCGGAACGGGAACACCGAAACCGTTGTGGCTGTGGCATTCCGCCACCGCGACCACCGCCGCACAGGTGGACCGCCTGTGGCAGGCGTTCCTGCGTCGGTTCGATCTGGAGCACACTTTTCGGTTCTTCAAGCAAACCCTGGGCTGGACCACGCCCCGTATCCGGACTCCCGAGGCGGCGGATCGATGGACCTGGCTGGTGATCGTTGCCTACACCCAACTTCGGCTGGCTCGTCCTCTCGTGGAGGACCTACGGCGTCCCTGGGAGCGGAAGGCGGTCACACCTGACAGGTTGTCCCCGGCCAGGGTCCGACGGGGATTTCGTCGAGTTCGACCGGCGGCAGCCTTGCCCGCCGGCGCGCCGAAATTCTCCCGACCCGGTCCTGGGCGTCCAGCAGGATCACGAAACGCCCGCCGAGCCCCACTCCATGCCCCCGGCAAGACCCCAAAAACGGACATCAATGGTTAA
- a CDS encoding condensation domain-containing protein — MTAWPLSLWQSFAWDMEKSRPGFVDSPWFTMNAVVELRGPLDTGGLAVAVDRLVRRHEVLRTEVTGDSQVVAAEPGTGLEVVDQDGVEDWTHAPVPRDVPIRVRVARTGPDAHVLALHLHHLVADPETLWILLADLGLLYARELGGPSPPDPAGQFGGYTLAEAEVVRTGRGAAEAWWDGVVGRTSFAGVAATDVGEAFAYRAEVLAAEEFSRLERGCLARRSTPMATLLAAVADGMARQVADGDMFVFTTIFGKRDRPCWQRVAGPCMVPSFVTAPRTDDHRRVVDAVRGCSAHARFPAAEIRAMNHGVASGIVPFFEYIPSRRPAVIDFGPVRATVTASAGPKDTGKAGELGIRLRKADGGALRGHFSADGVGWSREATRLLTGHVGAFVRAL; from the coding sequence ATGACCGCGTGGCCGCTTTCCCTGTGGCAGTCGTTCGCCTGGGACATGGAGAAGTCCAGGCCCGGCTTCGTCGACAGCCCCTGGTTCACCATGAACGCGGTGGTCGAACTGCGCGGCCCGCTGGACACCGGCGGGTTGGCCGTCGCGGTCGACCGCCTCGTCCGGCGGCACGAGGTGCTGCGCACGGAGGTGACCGGCGACAGCCAGGTCGTCGCCGCGGAACCGGGCACCGGGTTGGAGGTCGTGGACCAGGACGGGGTGGAGGACTGGACGCACGCGCCGGTGCCCCGTGACGTCCCGATCCGCGTGCGCGTGGCCAGGACCGGACCGGACGCGCACGTCCTGGCACTGCACCTGCACCACCTGGTCGCCGATCCCGAGACGCTCTGGATCCTGCTGGCCGATCTCGGCCTGCTGTACGCGCGGGAGCTGGGCGGCCCGTCGCCGCCGGACCCGGCCGGGCAGTTCGGCGGGTACACCCTCGCCGAGGCCGAGGTGGTCCGGACCGGACGCGGGGCGGCCGAAGCCTGGTGGGACGGGGTGGTCGGCCGGACGTCGTTCGCCGGTGTCGCGGCCACCGACGTGGGCGAGGCCTTCGCCTACCGCGCGGAAGTCCTCGCGGCGGAGGAGTTCTCACGCCTGGAGCGGGGGTGCCTGGCCCGGCGGAGCACCCCGATGGCGACCCTGCTGGCCGCGGTGGCCGACGGGATGGCCCGGCAGGTCGCCGACGGCGACATGTTCGTGTTCACCACCATCTTCGGCAAGCGCGACCGGCCGTGCTGGCAGCGCGTCGCGGGCCCCTGCATGGTGCCCTCCTTCGTCACCGCGCCCAGGACGGACGACCACCGCCGCGTCGTGGACGCGGTCCGCGGCTGTTCGGCGCACGCCCGCTTCCCGGCCGCGGAGATCCGCGCGATGAACCACGGCGTGGCCTCGGGCATCGTCCCGTTCTTCGAGTACATCCCGAGCCGGCGGCCCGCCGTGATCGACTTCGGTCCCGTTCGGGCGACGGTCACCGCCTCGGCGGGGCCGAAGGACACCGGGAAGGCGGGGGAACTCGGCATCCGGCTGCGCAAGGCGGACGGGGGCGCCCTGCGCGGCCACTTCAGCGCCGACGGCGTCGGCTGGTCGCGGGAGGCGACCCGCCTGCTGACCGGGCACGTGGGCGCCTTCGTCCGCGCGCTGTGA
- a CDS encoding IniB N-terminal domain-containing protein — MATFETLQDFASHLLNDSQALSAFQTDPEGVLQTAGLGDVSALDVQEILPLVLDHSPVQGLGDLSTVLGSLSTDNALGVLGGLGFQDTGVTGALSGVTATAQQLTGQFSAVTDLGQGLDADVLGDSLDSVHGLTAQGGITDVVGDITAQGQVTDIVGDLTSGTDVLDTTQVTGAVQDITTGLGTGDVLGGDVLGGGLSGFGDIAQAGDVLGGVGHVGDVTSGIGGVSGVGDLGHVADLHNVDLGDIGVGDVLSDNAIAF; from the coding sequence ATGGCCACGTTCGAGACGCTGCAAGACTTCGCCTCCCACCTGCTGAACGACTCGCAGGCACTCTCGGCGTTCCAGACCGACCCCGAGGGCGTCCTCCAGACCGCCGGGCTGGGCGACGTCTCCGCGCTGGACGTGCAGGAGATCCTGCCGCTGGTCCTCGACCACTCCCCCGTGCAGGGTCTCGGCGACCTCAGCACCGTCCTCGGGTCGCTGTCCACGGACAACGCGCTGGGCGTCCTCGGCGGCCTGGGCTTCCAGGACACCGGCGTCACCGGCGCCCTCTCCGGCGTCACGGCCACCGCGCAGCAGCTGACCGGCCAGTTCTCCGCCGTGACCGACCTGGGCCAGGGCCTGGACGCCGACGTCCTCGGCGACTCGCTCGACAGCGTGCACGGGCTCACCGCGCAGGGCGGGATCACCGACGTCGTCGGCGACATCACCGCGCAGGGCCAGGTCACCGACATCGTCGGCGACCTCACCTCCGGCACCGACGTCCTCGACACCACCCAGGTCACCGGGGCCGTGCAGGACATCACCACGGGCCTGGGCACCGGCGACGTCCTGGGCGGCGACGTCCTCGGCGGCGGCCTGTCCGGCTTCGGCGACATCGCGCAGGCCGGTGACGTGCTCGGCGGCGTCGGCCACGTAGGCGACGTGACCTCCGGGATCGGCGGCGTGTCCGGCGTCGGCGACCTCGGCCACGTCGCGGACCTCCACAACGTGGACCTCGGCGACATCGGCGTCGGCGACGTCCTCAGCGACAACGCCATCGCGTTCTGA
- a CDS encoding aminoglycoside phosphotransferase family protein — protein sequence MTDRRRPRLDEATVLRVLEVSGVDPATVASCEELTGGTSNSVHRVRTTGGDGLVLKVAPDPDAPALGHERGLLRTEAEFYRAARGSAPVPEVVHADFTRTTVPADFLVMTECPGENWGSRRKTITGAERSGLRAELGRVLRRTHAVTGPGFGYPQLGLADTWRAAFLSMVDILLADADRFAVTPPVPPARIASWMRGHADLLDEVDRPALVHFDLWDGNILVEGGRITGLVDGERAFWGDPVADLVSVALFGDVEQDRDLLAGYDSGPFTPGVRLRLSMYRVYLYLVMLVEAVPRGYSGPGHAMTARSARKHLLAELGSP from the coding sequence ATGACCGACCGGCGCCGTCCGCGACTGGACGAGGCGACCGTGCTGCGGGTGCTGGAGGTGTCCGGAGTGGACCCCGCCACCGTCGCCTCCTGCGAGGAGCTGACCGGCGGCACCTCCAACAGCGTCCACCGCGTCCGGACGACCGGTGGTGACGGGCTGGTGCTCAAGGTCGCGCCCGACCCGGACGCGCCCGCCCTCGGCCACGAGCGCGGCCTGCTGCGGACCGAGGCGGAGTTCTACCGCGCCGCCAGGGGAAGCGCGCCGGTACCGGAGGTGGTGCACGCCGACTTCACCCGCACGACCGTCCCCGCGGACTTCCTGGTGATGACCGAATGCCCTGGGGAGAACTGGGGATCGCGGAGGAAGACGATCACCGGCGCGGAGCGCTCCGGCCTCCGGGCCGAACTCGGTCGCGTCCTGCGGCGGACGCACGCGGTCACCGGTCCCGGCTTCGGCTACCCGCAGCTCGGACTGGCGGACACCTGGCGGGCGGCCTTCCTGTCCATGGTGGACATCCTGCTCGCCGACGCCGACCGGTTCGCCGTCACCCCGCCCGTGCCGCCCGCGCGGATCGCCTCGTGGATGCGCGGGCACGCCGACCTCCTCGACGAGGTCGACCGGCCCGCGCTGGTGCACTTCGACCTGTGGGACGGGAACATCCTCGTCGAGGGTGGCCGGATCACCGGGCTGGTCGACGGGGAGCGGGCGTTCTGGGGCGATCCGGTCGCGGACCTCGTGTCCGTCGCGCTGTTCGGCGACGTCGAACAGGACCGGGATCTCCTCGCCGGGTACGACAGCGGGCCGTTCACCCCCGGCGTGCGCCTGAGGCTGTCGATGTACCGGGTGTACCTCTACCTGGTGATGCTGGTCGAAGCGGTGCCGCGGGGGTACTCCGGGCCGGGGCACGCGATGACGGCCCGGTCGGCCCGCAAGCATCTCCTGGCGGAACTGGGTTCGCCGTGA
- a CDS encoding radical SAM protein: MRPTTTRTLNAKEFADIKHTVAMRSSARRNLLADPGYAAPLPQEVSLQLTYRCNLRCTHCYQWNEQGFFRDFTPERQRTELDVAVVENVLAATAAQRSKMFLWGGEPLMHSRFGEIAELLERYPRTVNMCTNGLLFKRHLDDLLRIGRNLNLLVSLDGLGEDHEVLRGKGTFGRTTDNIRTMLDLKRSGAWDGELSLSCMVSHVTVGKMYEFMEWAEELGVNTVYFQFPWYISPEVARAMDSLYAESFAWLAPETGTKQPTWHSYTYQLPPEQLPALHESMARLAARPWRVRVRYQPQLEADEVDDFILGTSRPAQHRSKCLAVSNRLEVHADGNVSSCKFFPEFVVGNLYDTPVGELWQSPSFRQVREIMSANGMMPVCSKCILLYLNGV, translated from the coding sequence ATGCGGCCCACCACGACGCGGACGCTGAACGCCAAGGAATTCGCCGACATCAAGCACACGGTGGCCATGCGCTCCTCGGCCCGCCGCAACCTGCTGGCCGATCCGGGGTACGCCGCGCCGCTGCCGCAGGAGGTGAGCCTCCAGCTGACCTACCGGTGCAACCTGCGGTGCACCCACTGCTACCAGTGGAACGAGCAGGGGTTCTTCCGCGACTTCACCCCCGAGCGGCAGCGGACCGAACTGGACGTGGCGGTCGTCGAGAACGTGCTCGCCGCGACGGCCGCGCAGCGCTCCAAGATGTTCCTCTGGGGCGGGGAACCGCTGATGCACTCGCGGTTCGGCGAGATCGCCGAGCTGCTCGAACGGTACCCGCGCACGGTCAACATGTGCACCAACGGCCTGCTGTTCAAGCGGCACCTGGACGACCTGCTGCGCATCGGTCGGAACCTCAACCTCCTGGTGAGCCTGGACGGGCTGGGGGAGGACCACGAGGTGCTGCGCGGCAAGGGGACCTTCGGCAGGACGACGGACAACATCCGCACCATGCTGGACCTCAAGCGGTCCGGCGCCTGGGACGGCGAGCTGTCGTTGTCCTGCATGGTGTCCCACGTGACCGTGGGCAAGATGTACGAGTTCATGGAGTGGGCCGAGGAACTCGGCGTCAACACGGTGTACTTCCAGTTCCCCTGGTACATCAGCCCGGAAGTGGCGCGGGCCATGGACAGCCTCTACGCCGAGTCGTTCGCCTGGCTCGCCCCGGAGACCGGGACCAAGCAGCCGACCTGGCACTCCTACACCTACCAGCTCCCACCGGAGCAGCTGCCGGCGCTGCACGAGTCGATGGCCCGCCTGGCCGCGCGCCCGTGGCGGGTCCGCGTGCGCTACCAGCCGCAGCTGGAGGCCGACGAGGTGGACGACTTCATCCTGGGCACGTCCCGCCCGGCCCAGCACCGCAGCAAGTGCCTCGCGGTGTCCAACCGGCTGGAGGTGCACGCCGACGGCAACGTCAGCTCGTGCAAGTTCTTCCCGGAGTTCGTGGTGGGCAACCTCTACGACACCCCGGTGGGCGAGCTGTGGCAGAGCCCGTCCTTCCGGCAGGTCCGCGAGATCATGTCGGCCAACGGGATGATGCCCGTTTGCTCCAAGTGCATTCTCCTCTACCTGAACGGGGTGTGA